A stretch of Dermochelys coriacea isolate rDerCor1 chromosome 6, rDerCor1.pri.v4, whole genome shotgun sequence DNA encodes these proteins:
- the LOC119856525 gene encoding zinc finger protein 135-like isoform X2 yields MTLPTGNSGKPYNCADCGKAFTWPSHLVQHRRMHTGERPYRCADCGKGFADSSSLVKHGRTHTGERPYTCSQCGKGFVDSSSLTKHARTHTGERPYCCPSCGRSFADSSRLAQHRRTHAGERPYRCPDCGRAFSRRAHLIEHRYTHTGEKPHRCHQCGKGFSQSSNLTQHQKTHLAEKPFICPQCGKGFCLHSQLAKHQRLHSPDNPHRCPQCHKGFVDRSPLLKHLRIHTGERPFRCTECGKTFSMSSHLTQHQRVHTGEKPHHCHQCGKAFAQSSNLTQHLRTHTGERPYKCPKCGRAFSDSSSFLRHQRLHSGERPYCCHQCGKGFADGKVLRKHQLTHSGERPFACGQCGRTFAQSSNLVQHQAIHTGERPHRCHQCGKGFCFPSQLAQHQKLHATIIVVDDGDNELPSPPAN; encoded by the coding sequence ATGACGCTCCCCACTGGCAACTCAGGGAAACCCTACAACTGTGCCGACTGTGGCAAAGCCTTCACCTGGCCCTCGCACCTGGTGCAGCACCGGCGCATGCACACGGGTGAGCGCCCTTACCGCTGTGCCGACTGCGGCAAAGGCTTCGCCGACAGCTCGTCCTTAGTTAAGCACGGCCGGACCCACACGGGAGAGCGCCCCTACACCTGCTCCCAGTGTGGCAAAGGATTTGTGGACAGCTCGTCGCTCACCAAGCATGCCCGTACCCACACAGGTGAGCGCCCCTACTGTTGCCCCAGCTGTGGGCGCAGCTTCGCCGACAGCTCCCGGCTGGCCCAGCACCGACGCACCCATGCTGGGGAGCGACCTTACCGCTGCCCCGACTGTGGGAGGGCATTCAGCCGTCGGGCACATCTGATTGAGCACCGGTACACCCACACTGGCGAGAAACCCCACCGCTGCCACCAGTGTGGCAAAGGGTTCAGCCAGAGCTCCAACCTGACGCAGCACCAGAAGACCCACCTGGCGGAGAAGCCTTTCATCTGCCCACAGTGCGGGAAGGGGTTTTGTCTGCACTCCCAGTTGGCCAAGCACCAGCGGCTGCACAGCCCTGACAACCCACACCGCTGTCCCCAGTGCCACAAGGGCTTTGTGGACCGATCGCCACTCCTCAAGCACCTGAGgatccacaccggggagcggcccttCCGGTGCACTGAGTGTGGGAAGACTTTCAGCATGAGCTCACACCTCACACAGCATCAGCGAGTCCACACTGGTGAGAaaccccaccactgccaccaatGCGGCAAGGCATTTGCCCAGAGCTCCAACCTGACGCAGCACTTGCGCACCCATACTGGGGAGCGCCCATACAAGTGCCCCAAATGTGGCCGGGCCTTCAGTGATAGCTCCAGCTTCTTGAGGCACCAGCGGCTGCACAGTGGGGAGCGGCCCTACTGCTGCCACCAATGCGGCAAGGGCTTCGCGGATGGCAAGGTGCTGCGCAAGCACCAACTGACCCATAGCGGTGAGCGGCCCTTTGCCTGTGGGCAGTGTGGCCGTACCTTTGCCCAGAGCTCCAACCTGGTGCAACATCAGGCcatccacaccggggagcggccccACCGCTGCCACCAATGCGGCAAAGGGTTCTGCTTTCCCTCGCAGCTGGCGCAGCACCAGAAGCTCCATGCCACTATTATTGTGGTGGACGATGGTGATAAcgaactcccctccccacctgccaaCTAA
- the LOC119856525 gene encoding zinc finger protein 497-like isoform X1: MEPEVEPCTLDPRCSSDSHVPAGTAGDEVQSGDKEGSPGPEDGALSGGSEWELSPSPNQEWLPMTLPTGNSGKPYNCADCGKAFTWPSHLVQHRRMHTGERPYRCADCGKGFADSSSLVKHGRTHTGERPYTCSQCGKGFVDSSSLTKHARTHTGERPYCCPSCGRSFADSSRLAQHRRTHAGERPYRCPDCGRAFSRRAHLIEHRYTHTGEKPHRCHQCGKGFSQSSNLTQHQKTHLAEKPFICPQCGKGFCLHSQLAKHQRLHSPDNPHRCPQCHKGFVDRSPLLKHLRIHTGERPFRCTECGKTFSMSSHLTQHQRVHTGEKPHHCHQCGKAFAQSSNLTQHLRTHTGERPYKCPKCGRAFSDSSSFLRHQRLHSGERPYCCHQCGKGFADGKVLRKHQLTHSGERPFACGQCGRTFAQSSNLVQHQAIHTGERPHRCHQCGKGFCFPSQLAQHQKLHATIIVVDDGDNELPSPPAN, from the exons ATGGAGCCAGAGGTAGAGCCGTGCACGCTGGATCCTCGGTGCTCCAGTGACAGCCACGTCCCTGCAGGCACAG CTGGCGACGAGGTGCAGAGCGGGGACAAGGAGGGGAGTCCTGGCCCGGAGGATGGGGCGCTGTCAGGCGGGTCCGAGTGGGAGTTGTCCCCCAGCCCCAACCAGGAATGGCTTCCAATGACGCTCCCCACTGGCAACTCAGGGAAACCCTACAACTGTGCCGACTGTGGCAAAGCCTTCACCTGGCCCTCGCACCTGGTGCAGCACCGGCGCATGCACACGGGTGAGCGCCCTTACCGCTGTGCCGACTGCGGCAAAGGCTTCGCCGACAGCTCGTCCTTAGTTAAGCACGGCCGGACCCACACGGGAGAGCGCCCCTACACCTGCTCCCAGTGTGGCAAAGGATTTGTGGACAGCTCGTCGCTCACCAAGCATGCCCGTACCCACACAGGTGAGCGCCCCTACTGTTGCCCCAGCTGTGGGCGCAGCTTCGCCGACAGCTCCCGGCTGGCCCAGCACCGACGCACCCATGCTGGGGAGCGACCTTACCGCTGCCCCGACTGTGGGAGGGCATTCAGCCGTCGGGCACATCTGATTGAGCACCGGTACACCCACACTGGCGAGAAACCCCACCGCTGCCACCAGTGTGGCAAAGGGTTCAGCCAGAGCTCCAACCTGACGCAGCACCAGAAGACCCACCTGGCGGAGAAGCCTTTCATCTGCCCACAGTGCGGGAAGGGGTTTTGTCTGCACTCCCAGTTGGCCAAGCACCAGCGGCTGCACAGCCCTGACAACCCACACCGCTGTCCCCAGTGCCACAAGGGCTTTGTGGACCGATCGCCACTCCTCAAGCACCTGAGgatccacaccggggagcggcccttCCGGTGCACTGAGTGTGGGAAGACTTTCAGCATGAGCTCACACCTCACACAGCATCAGCGAGTCCACACTGGTGAGAaaccccaccactgccaccaatGCGGCAAGGCATTTGCCCAGAGCTCCAACCTGACGCAGCACTTGCGCACCCATACTGGGGAGCGCCCATACAAGTGCCCCAAATGTGGCCGGGCCTTCAGTGATAGCTCCAGCTTCTTGAGGCACCAGCGGCTGCACAGTGGGGAGCGGCCCTACTGCTGCCACCAATGCGGCAAGGGCTTCGCGGATGGCAAGGTGCTGCGCAAGCACCAACTGACCCATAGCGGTGAGCGGCCCTTTGCCTGTGGGCAGTGTGGCCGTACCTTTGCCCAGAGCTCCAACCTGGTGCAACATCAGGCcatccacaccggggagcggccccACCGCTGCCACCAATGCGGCAAAGGGTTCTGCTTTCCCTCGCAGCTGGCGCAGCACCAGAAGCTCCATGCCACTATTATTGTGGTGGACGATGGTGATAAcgaactcccctccccacctgccaaCTAA